Within the Flavobacterium sp. CG_23.5 genome, the region AGGTTAAGTCAGGATAATAGTTTTGATGAGTTGCCAAAATAATTTTATAGCCTGCATCATTTGCAAATTTTAGAATTACAGGGAAAATGTGGATTTCAAGAATTTTTGAAACAATTTTTGTATCCGAAGAAATTGTGTATATATTTTTGTAGATGTCAATAAATCCTTTTACAGTCCATTCTCCAGTTTCCGTAGAAACGTGTTTTTTTAAATCGTCGACAAATTCATTTAAAGATTTCTCAAATTCAGCAACATATTTTTCTTTAATATTCATATATTTATTTTCTGGGAACAAATATACAAAATGTTAATACCAATGTTTCGTTATATTCTGTTTTTCCAAAATGTCTGCCAACTTTTGCATACTCGCTACAAAATAGCATATATATACCCAAAAATGGTTAGATTATCGCTATTGATTGCGCGTTATGTTTTCAAATATATTAAATTTTTCTTACAAAATTTCTTGAAAGTAATAAATGCTATTGTTATTTCGGTCTCGCGTGAGGGATGGAAGCGGCATCCTTTTTCGTGTTCTCGATACTGCTGTAAAAACAGCAACTCGAACTGACGAAAAAGATACAGCGAACAGCCCGACCTGAAGTTTTTACGGAAGGACACGCCCAAAACAAAAAACGAGTTTGTCATTTTCGGCTCCATTTTATGAAATTTCCAAAAAAAGTATATCTTTAGCCAACTAAAAACCAAAAACCCAATATATGGAAGACCAAAAACCAGAAGATTTTAAAAGAGAATTAGGATTACTCGACGGAACCATGCTTGTGGTGGGTTCTATGATAGGTTCGGGGATATTTATTGTGAGTTCGGATATGGTACGCCAGTTGGGTTCTGCCGGTTGGCTTATCGCTATGTGGGTGCTTACAGGAACCATTACTGTGATTGCTGCCGTGAGTTATGGGGAGTTGAGCGCGATGTTTCCAAAGGCTGGTGGGCAATATGTGTATATTAAAGAAGCCTACGGAAAACTGATTGGTTTTTTATACGGCTGGAGCTTTTTTGCCGTGATACAAACGGGTACGATTGCCGCCGTGGGTGTGGCTTTTGCTAAATTTGCCGCCTATTTGTATGCTCCTTTAAGTGACAAAAATATTCTGTATGAATTGGGCAGTTTTAAGCTAAATGCCGCTCAAATTGTTTCTATTTTCACTATTATTTTATTGAGTTATATTAATAGTCGTGGAGTGAAAAACTCTAAGATTTTACAAACGGTTCTTACTGTAATCAAGATTTTGTCTTTGGCAGGTTTGATTATTTTTGGTTTCATGGCTGCGAAAGCGGAAGTATGGGATGCCAATTGGACCAATGCCTGGGCGTCGCAATCTATGGATGTGACGAATGGATCTTGGATGCCAATAAGCGGAGTGACATTGATTTCGGCTATTTCAGCTGCTTTAGTGGGTTCGTTGTTCTCAAGTGTAGCTTGGGAAGGGGTGACTTTTATTGCTGGGGAGATTAAAAATCCAAAACGCAACGTGGGATTGAGTTTGTTCTTAGGAACCTTAATTGTTAGTGTTATTTATATTTTGGCCAATGTGATGTATCTGGCTGTTGTGCCTTTGCAAGGTATTGCCACGGCCGAGTCTGATCGAGTTGCTGTTGTGGCTTCACAAGTTATCTTTGGATCAGTTGGGACTTTGATTATTGCTGTGATGATTATGATTTCGACTTTTGCCTGTAACAACGGATTGATTATGGCAGGCGCCAGAGTGTATTATACGATGGCTCAAGATGGTGTTTTCTTCAAGAAAGCTGCCGAATTGAATAAAGCGAGTGTTCCGGCGTGGTCAATATGGGTGCAGTGTTTTTGGGCTTCGGCTTTGTGTTTGACAGGGAAATATGGTGATTTATTAGATTTTGTAGTAATCATCGTTTTGATATTTTATATACTGACTATTTTAGGAATATTTATTCTCCGCAAGAAAATGCCAGATGCCGAAAGACCGTATAAAGCTTTTGGATATCCTTTTTTACCGGGACTCTATATTGTTATTGCAAGTGCCATTTGTCTGGCCTTATTATATACTAAAACAAGCACAAGCGGATGGGGCGTTTTGATTATGCTGATTGGAATCCCTATTTATTACTTGACGAAAGCTAAGGAATAGTATTCAGTGTTCAGTGTTCAGTGTTCAGGCGAAACAAGTTTGGCGGTGTTTTTAAACATATAAGTAATGTAAGAACTTGTATATAAAGCTGGGATTGCATTTTATTCAGTTAGGATCTTTTTTAACTTATATGTCTTATATGTTAAAAAAAGAAAGACTGTTTTTCTAGATGGTTAAAAAATCTTAGCTGCATTTTTAAAAAAAGCATCAAAAAAAATCCGTCTCGTTTAATAACGGGACGGATTTTCTATTTATAGTAACAAGTGGGAACTTGTTTGTTTATTCTTTCGAATTAATTAAGCTGTAGCTAAATCATTCAATACAGATGCCACTTCGTTAAAAGGCAATCCCCAAGCTTCAGCTACTCCTCTATAAACGATTTTTCCTTCAGCAACGTTCAATCCTTTTTTCAATTCTTCGTTGTCTTCACATGCTTTTTTCCATCCTTTGTTTGCTAATTGCAACGCATAAGGTAAAGTAGCATTAGTCAACGCTAAAGTAGAAGTATAAGGAACAGCACCTGGCATATTCGCTACGCAATAGTGAACGATATCATCAATGATGAATGTTGGATCTTCGTGAGTTGTAGGAGTACAAGTTTCGATACATCCACCTTGATCAACCGCTACATCCACTACTACAGTTCCAGGACCCATTAATTTCAACATATCACGAGTGATTAAATGTGGCGCTTTTGCACCTGGAATCAATACCGCACCAATAACTAAATCAGCAGTAGCGATAGCTTCAACGATATTGTAATGGTTAGACATAACAGTAGTTACATTAGCAGGCATCACGTCAGATAAATAACGTAAACGCGCTAAACTCACATCCATAATAGTTACTTGAGCTCCGAATCCAGCAGCCATTTTTGCAGCTTGTGTACCTACGATACCACCACCTAAAACTAAAACTTTAGCAGGAGGAACTCCCGGAACTCCGCCTAAAAGGATACCTTTTCCTTTTAATGGTTTCTCTAAATATTTAGCCCCTTCTTGAATTGACATACGTCCAGCCACTTCTGACATTGGTACCAACAAAGGCAAACTACGATCTGCTTTTTCTACTGTTTCATAAGCCAAACAAACTGCTCCACGCTCAATCATAGCATGAGTCAATGGCTCAGAAGAAGCAAAGTGAAAATATGTAAACAATAATTGGTCTTTTTTGATCAAGGGATATTCAGAAGCAATAGGTTCTTTTACTTTGATGATCATTTCAGCAATGCTGTAAACGTCTTCTATTGTTGGCAATAATGTTGCTCCAGCTTCACCATAGGCTTTATCACTAAAACCACTGTTTTCTCCAGCACTTGCTTGAACGTAAACGGTATGACCTTGTTTTTTGAATTCAGCAACTCCTGCTGGTGTAAGCGCTACACGATTTTCGTTATTTTTGATTTCTTTTGGAATTCCGATTATCATATTTATAAGTTTAATAGTTAATAGTATTATTGAACAACAAAAATAATACAGTAAGAAAATATTATTGTTATACGGTTATTAATTAAGAAAATATTAATTTTATTTGGTAATTTAGCAGTAAATATTTCTGAATAAGAAACTTTTTATATTTCTAAAAAGAAAAAATATCTGAGAATCGGTACTATATCGATTTCATTAACTCTTTTTTTCATTATGATACTAGACGAAACCGACAAAAAAATCTTACGTCTGCTGCAGGAAGATGCTCATTTGACGCTAAAAGACATTTCAAATAAAATAAATCTTTCCTTGACGCCGGTTCATGATCGTGTGAAACGACTTGAAAAAGAGGGTATTATAGATAGGTATGTGTCTGTTTTGAACAAAAAAAAATTAGGAATAAACCTGACCGTATATTGTCAAGTAACTTTAGTCAAACAGAATTATGATATCTCCGAAGGATTCAACCAATCGATATTGAATTTCCCCGAAGTGGTAGAATGTAATTTCGTTTCCGGAAGTTTTGATTACATGCTTAAAATCGTGTTGCCGGACATGGAAAGTTACCATCATTTTCATCAAAAGAAATTATCGATTTTACCCGAAGTTTCTCTAATCAATACTTTTTTTGTGATTTCGGAAGTGAAAAGTACGACCGTTTTGCCGATTTAGGGTTTTTTGATTGAAATAATGTTGTGAGGCTTTACATAAAAACTGCCGTGAACTGACGTTGTTTGTCTAATCTACATAAGTTTCTTTCAAGATACTTTTTACTTTTTCAATTTCTTTTTCATTCAGATTGCCCACCGTTTTTATTATTCTTTGCCTGTCAACTGTTCTGATTTGGTCTAAAACAATCCAGCCTTTGGTTTTGTTATGGTTAATTTCAATTCTTGTTGGATAAGTTTTCGAACTACTCGTTATCGGTGCAATGACAATAGTTTGCAAAAAT harbors:
- a CDS encoding type II toxin-antitoxin system PemK/MazF family toxin; the encoded protein is MELKQYQIVLVNLDPTIGSEMKKTRPSIIISPNEMNKFLQTIVIAPITSSSKTYPTRIEINHNKTKGWIVLDQIRTVDRQRIIKTVGNLNEKEIEKVKSILKETYVD
- a CDS encoding Lrp/AsnC family transcriptional regulator, which translates into the protein MILDETDKKILRLLQEDAHLTLKDISNKINLSLTPVHDRVKRLEKEGIIDRYVSVLNKKKLGINLTVYCQVTLVKQNYDISEGFNQSILNFPEVVECNFVSGSFDYMLKIVLPDMESYHHFHQKKLSILPEVSLINTFFVISEVKSTTVLPI
- a CDS encoding APC family permease, which translates into the protein MEDQKPEDFKRELGLLDGTMLVVGSMIGSGIFIVSSDMVRQLGSAGWLIAMWVLTGTITVIAAVSYGELSAMFPKAGGQYVYIKEAYGKLIGFLYGWSFFAVIQTGTIAAVGVAFAKFAAYLYAPLSDKNILYELGSFKLNAAQIVSIFTIILLSYINSRGVKNSKILQTVLTVIKILSLAGLIIFGFMAAKAEVWDANWTNAWASQSMDVTNGSWMPISGVTLISAISAALVGSLFSSVAWEGVTFIAGEIKNPKRNVGLSLFLGTLIVSVIYILANVMYLAVVPLQGIATAESDRVAVVASQVIFGSVGTLIIAVMIMISTFACNNGLIMAGARVYYTMAQDGVFFKKAAELNKASVPAWSIWVQCFWASALCLTGKYGDLLDFVVIIVLIFYILTILGIFILRKKMPDAERPYKAFGYPFLPGLYIVIASAICLALLYTKTSTSGWGVLIMLIGIPIYYLTKAKE
- the ald gene encoding alanine dehydrogenase, producing MIIGIPKEIKNNENRVALTPAGVAEFKKQGHTVYVQASAGENSGFSDKAYGEAGATLLPTIEDVYSIAEMIIKVKEPIASEYPLIKKDQLLFTYFHFASSEPLTHAMIERGAVCLAYETVEKADRSLPLLVPMSEVAGRMSIQEGAKYLEKPLKGKGILLGGVPGVPPAKVLVLGGGIVGTQAAKMAAGFGAQVTIMDVSLARLRYLSDVMPANVTTVMSNHYNIVEAIATADLVIGAVLIPGAKAPHLITRDMLKLMGPGTVVVDVAVDQGGCIETCTPTTHEDPTFIIDDIVHYCVANMPGAVPYTSTLALTNATLPYALQLANKGWKKACEDNEELKKGLNVAEGKIVYRGVAEAWGLPFNEVASVLNDLATA